The following proteins are co-located in the Castor canadensis chromosome 5, mCasCan1.hap1v2, whole genome shotgun sequence genome:
- the LOC141423049 gene encoding olfactory receptor 5H17-like: MYFLPGNLAFVDTWASSTVTPKMLLNLIDKGKTISYTECMTQWGFFAIGITTECFILAVMAYDRYVAICKPLLYQVIMTTRLCIQLLVLSFTGGIIHAVIRESFLLRLKFCNSNIIYHFYCDIIPLLKISCNDPSINYLMLFIFSGSIQVFSIVTILISYTFVLFTILTKKSEKGMRKALSTCGAHLLSVCLYYAPLLFIYVHHRSSQENNQDMFFFLFYAVIIPFLNPLIYSLRNKQVIDSF, encoded by the coding sequence ATGTATTTTCTCCCTGGAAATTTAGCTTTTGTGGACACATGGGCATCATCCACAGTGACACCAAAAATGCTGCTCAACTTAATAGACAAGGGCAAGACCATATCTTACACTGAATGTATGACACAGTGGGGTTTTTTTGCAATTGGTATAACTACAGAATGTTTTATCTTGGCAGTAATGGCTTATGACCGTTATGTGGCTATCTGCAAACCTTTACTTTATCAAGTGATTATGACCACTAGACTATGCATTCAGCTATTAGTTTTATCATTTACTGGAGGCATTATTCATGCTGTAATTCGTGAAAGTTTTTTACTGAGACTAAAATTCTGTAATTCCAACATAATATATCACTTTTATTGTGATATTATACCACTGTTAAAAATTTCCTGTAACGATCCTTCCATTAATTAtctaatgctttttattttctctggttCAATACAAGTGTTCTCCATTGTGACTATTCTTATCTCTTATACATTTGTTCTCTTTACAATTTTAACAAAGAAGTCTGAAAAAGGGATGAGAAAAGCCTTGTCCACCTGTGGGGCCCATCTCTTATCAGTGTGTTTATACTATGCCCCCCTCCTTTTCATATATGTGCATCATAGATCTTCACAAGAAAATAATCAAGAtatgttcttctttcttttttatgcagTCATAATTCCCTTTCTAAATCCACTGATCTATAGCCTGAGGAATAAGCAAGTcatagattctttttaa